The following are encoded in a window of Peromyscus maniculatus bairdii isolate BWxNUB_F1_BW_parent chromosome X, HU_Pman_BW_mat_3.1, whole genome shotgun sequence genomic DNA:
- the Pja1 gene encoding E3 ubiquitin-protein ligase Praja-1 isoform X1, producing the protein MGQESSKPVRPKPAGGYRSGVGRSYRRRHAYVSFRPSTSQPERIASQRRTTPEVPMHRSAPSQTKRSRSPFASTRRRWDDNGSSGTSLNVENEDYSRYPPREYRASGSRRGLPYGHIDSLGARDSEEEGAGPVDRLPVRGKTGKFKDDPEKGARSPRFSSVNHDVKEELGKVEPPPAARCPASRAEFLKQNGMASPVASAEGRAAAKGPSSLERERQRLPARPSRAPVSIAGAGENTPKSAEEPVVRPKIRNVATPNCVKPKIFFDTDDDDDVPHSTSRWRDAADADAEEAHAEGLARRARGEGAGGSSEPKYPEDKKENRNGQGKPEKTSRRRRTMADPDFWAYTDDYYRYYEEDSDSDKEWMAALRRKYRSREQPQSSSGESWEPLPGKEEREAHQAGGGANSSGAGSLASTSAGSSGSSYPEEVQDPSLQEEEQASLEEGEIPWLRYNENESSSEGDNESSHELIQPAMFMLDGNNNLEDDSSVSEDLEVDWSLFDGFADGLGVAEAISYVDPQFLTYMALEERLAQAMETALAHLESLAVDVEVANPPASKESIDALPEILVTEDHGAVGQEMCCPICCSEYVKGEVATELPCHHYFHKPCVSIWLQKSGTCPVCRCMFPPPL; encoded by the coding sequence ATGGGTCAGGAATCTAGCAAGCCTGTTCGGCCCAAACCAGCAGGAGGGTATCGGTCTGGTGTAGGCAGGAGTTATCGAAGGAGGCATGCTTATGTCAGTTTCAGGCCATCCACGAGCCAGCCAGAAAGGATTGCCAGCCAGAGAAGGACGACACCCGAAGTCCCAATGCACAGATCAGCCCCCAGTCAAACCAAGAGGAGCCGGTCACCATTTGCCAGCACCCGTCGCCGTTGGGATGACAATGGGAGCTCGGGAACCAGCTTGAATGTGGAGAATGAGGATTACTCCAGGTATCCTCCAAGAGAGTACAGGGCCTCGGGGAGCCGAAGAGGATTGCCTTATGGACATATTGACTCTTTGGGGGCAcgtgacagtgaggaggagggggctgggcctGTTGACAGACTGCCAGTGAGAGGGAAAACTGGCAAGTTTAAGGATGATCCAGAGAAGGGGGCAAGGTCTCCCCGCTTCTCTAGTGTTAACCATGACGTGAAAGAGGAGCTTGGCAAGGTAGAGCCCCCCCCTGCTGCAAGGTGCCCTGCCAGTAGGGCTGAGTTCTTGAAGCAGAATGGCATGGCCTCTCCGGTGGCTTCTGCGGAAGGCAGGGCGGCTGCAAAAGGTCCCAGCAGcttggagagggagaggcagcgTTTACCAGCACGTCCTAGCAGGGCTCCTGTGAGTATTGCTGGTGCTGGGGAAAACACCCCAAAGAGTGCAGAGGAACCGGTGGTGAGACCAAAAATCCGCAATGTGGCGACTCCCAACTGCGTgaaaccaaaaatattttttgatactgacgatgatgatgatgtaccACACAGTACTTCCAGGTGGAGAGATGCTGCCGATGCTGATGCTGAGGAagcccatgcagagggcctagcaaGAAGAGCCCGGGGTGAGGGTGCAGGCGGCTCCTCTGAGCCAAAGTATCCTGAAGACAAGAAGGAGAACAGGAATGGGCAGGGGAAACCAGAGAAAACGTCAAGACGTCGACGAACCATGGCTGACCCTGACTTCTGGGCGTACACTGATGATTACTACCGATACTATGAAGAAGACTCCGACAGCGACAAAGAATGGATGGCTGCTCTGCGCCGGAAGTATCGAAGTCGGGAACAACCCCAGTCTTCCAGTGGGGAGAGCTGGGAGCCTCTGCCAGGAAAGGAAGAACGGGAAGCTCACCAAGCTGGAGGGGGTGCGAACAGCAGCGGAGCTGGGAGCCTTGCCAGTACCAGTGctggcagcagcggcagcagctaTCCTGAAGAAGTACAGGATCCATCCCTTCAGGAAGAAGAGCAGGCCTCTCTGGAAGAAGGCGAAATCCCTTGGCTCCGGTACAATGAGAATGAAAGCAGCAGTGAGGGGGATAACGAGTCCAGCCATGAGCTGATACAGCCCGCGATGTTCATGCTGGATGGCAACAACAACCTGGAAGATGACTCCAGTGTGAGCGAAGACCTCGAAGTGGACTGGAGCCTCTTTGATGGCTTTGCCGATGGCCTGGGAGTGGCGGAAGCCATCTCCTATGTGGATCCTCAGTTCCTCACCTACATGGCTCTCGAAGAGCGCCTGGCCCAGGCGATGGAGACGGCCCTTGCGCACTTGGAGTCTCTCGCTGTTGATGTCGAGGTGGCTAACCCACCGGCGAGCAAGGAGAGCATTGATGCGCTTCCCGAGATCCTGGTCACTGAAGATCATGGTGCAGTGGGCCAAGAAATGTGCTGTCCTATCTGCTGCAGCGAATATGTGAAGGGGGAGGTGGCCACTGAGCTCCCGTGCCACCACTATTTCCACAAGCCATGTGTGTCCATCTGGCTTCAGAAGTCCGGCACCTGCCCAGTGTGCCGCTGCATGTTCCCTCCGCCACTCTAA
- the Pja1 gene encoding E3 ubiquitin-protein ligase Praja-1 isoform X2 produces the protein MHRSAPSQTKRSRSPFASTRRRWDDNGSSGTSLNVENEDYSRYPPREYRASGSRRGLPYGHIDSLGARDSEEEGAGPVDRLPVRGKTGKFKDDPEKGARSPRFSSVNHDVKEELGKVEPPPAARCPASRAEFLKQNGMASPVASAEGRAAAKGPSSLERERQRLPARPSRAPVSIAGAGENTPKSAEEPVVRPKIRNVATPNCVKPKIFFDTDDDDDVPHSTSRWRDAADADAEEAHAEGLARRARGEGAGGSSEPKYPEDKKENRNGQGKPEKTSRRRRTMADPDFWAYTDDYYRYYEEDSDSDKEWMAALRRKYRSREQPQSSSGESWEPLPGKEEREAHQAGGGANSSGAGSLASTSAGSSGSSYPEEVQDPSLQEEEQASLEEGEIPWLRYNENESSSEGDNESSHELIQPAMFMLDGNNNLEDDSSVSEDLEVDWSLFDGFADGLGVAEAISYVDPQFLTYMALEERLAQAMETALAHLESLAVDVEVANPPASKESIDALPEILVTEDHGAVGQEMCCPICCSEYVKGEVATELPCHHYFHKPCVSIWLQKSGTCPVCRCMFPPPL, from the coding sequence ATGCACAGATCAGCCCCCAGTCAAACCAAGAGGAGCCGGTCACCATTTGCCAGCACCCGTCGCCGTTGGGATGACAATGGGAGCTCGGGAACCAGCTTGAATGTGGAGAATGAGGATTACTCCAGGTATCCTCCAAGAGAGTACAGGGCCTCGGGGAGCCGAAGAGGATTGCCTTATGGACATATTGACTCTTTGGGGGCAcgtgacagtgaggaggagggggctgggcctGTTGACAGACTGCCAGTGAGAGGGAAAACTGGCAAGTTTAAGGATGATCCAGAGAAGGGGGCAAGGTCTCCCCGCTTCTCTAGTGTTAACCATGACGTGAAAGAGGAGCTTGGCAAGGTAGAGCCCCCCCCTGCTGCAAGGTGCCCTGCCAGTAGGGCTGAGTTCTTGAAGCAGAATGGCATGGCCTCTCCGGTGGCTTCTGCGGAAGGCAGGGCGGCTGCAAAAGGTCCCAGCAGcttggagagggagaggcagcgTTTACCAGCACGTCCTAGCAGGGCTCCTGTGAGTATTGCTGGTGCTGGGGAAAACACCCCAAAGAGTGCAGAGGAACCGGTGGTGAGACCAAAAATCCGCAATGTGGCGACTCCCAACTGCGTgaaaccaaaaatattttttgatactgacgatgatgatgatgtaccACACAGTACTTCCAGGTGGAGAGATGCTGCCGATGCTGATGCTGAGGAagcccatgcagagggcctagcaaGAAGAGCCCGGGGTGAGGGTGCAGGCGGCTCCTCTGAGCCAAAGTATCCTGAAGACAAGAAGGAGAACAGGAATGGGCAGGGGAAACCAGAGAAAACGTCAAGACGTCGACGAACCATGGCTGACCCTGACTTCTGGGCGTACACTGATGATTACTACCGATACTATGAAGAAGACTCCGACAGCGACAAAGAATGGATGGCTGCTCTGCGCCGGAAGTATCGAAGTCGGGAACAACCCCAGTCTTCCAGTGGGGAGAGCTGGGAGCCTCTGCCAGGAAAGGAAGAACGGGAAGCTCACCAAGCTGGAGGGGGTGCGAACAGCAGCGGAGCTGGGAGCCTTGCCAGTACCAGTGctggcagcagcggcagcagctaTCCTGAAGAAGTACAGGATCCATCCCTTCAGGAAGAAGAGCAGGCCTCTCTGGAAGAAGGCGAAATCCCTTGGCTCCGGTACAATGAGAATGAAAGCAGCAGTGAGGGGGATAACGAGTCCAGCCATGAGCTGATACAGCCCGCGATGTTCATGCTGGATGGCAACAACAACCTGGAAGATGACTCCAGTGTGAGCGAAGACCTCGAAGTGGACTGGAGCCTCTTTGATGGCTTTGCCGATGGCCTGGGAGTGGCGGAAGCCATCTCCTATGTGGATCCTCAGTTCCTCACCTACATGGCTCTCGAAGAGCGCCTGGCCCAGGCGATGGAGACGGCCCTTGCGCACTTGGAGTCTCTCGCTGTTGATGTCGAGGTGGCTAACCCACCGGCGAGCAAGGAGAGCATTGATGCGCTTCCCGAGATCCTGGTCACTGAAGATCATGGTGCAGTGGGCCAAGAAATGTGCTGTCCTATCTGCTGCAGCGAATATGTGAAGGGGGAGGTGGCCACTGAGCTCCCGTGCCACCACTATTTCCACAAGCCATGTGTGTCCATCTGGCTTCAGAAGTCCGGCACCTGCCCAGTGTGCCGCTGCATGTTCCCTCCGCCACTCTAA